One genomic window of Vibrio parahaemolyticus includes the following:
- the proW gene encoding glycine betaine/L-proline ABC transporter permease ProW: MSTEQTNNDPWSQTAPTQEDPWSQGSEAATNNDWLNSEAVQETPFDIMNPFQDAVLPLDNWVESGLNWLVEHGRPVFQAIRVPIDFILSSFETALVSTPSPIMVLILFLLAWQFSNFKLGLSTLVSLVFIGLIGAWSQAMTTLALVLTSVFFCLLIGLPMGIWLARSQTAAKFVRPILDAMQTTPAFVYLVPIVMLFGIGNVPGVVVTIIFALPPVVRLTILGIQQVPEELIEAGHSFGANKKQMLYRIQLPLALPTIMAGVNQTLMLSLSMVVIASMIAVGGLGQMVLRGIGRLDMGLAAVGGLGIVILAILLDRITQELGVNAGNTKLRWYHTGPISYLLKFKTNKNQNDLKLRRNTNE, translated from the coding sequence ATGTCTACAGAGCAAACAAATAACGATCCTTGGTCGCAAACCGCACCAACACAAGAAGACCCGTGGTCACAAGGTAGTGAGGCCGCAACTAACAACGATTGGTTGAACAGCGAAGCCGTGCAAGAGACACCTTTCGATATCATGAACCCATTTCAAGATGCCGTTCTCCCACTCGATAATTGGGTAGAATCTGGGTTGAATTGGCTCGTTGAACATGGTCGCCCTGTTTTTCAAGCCATACGAGTTCCGATCGATTTTATCTTGTCCTCATTCGAAACCGCGTTAGTCTCTACGCCGTCACCGATTATGGTGCTGATCCTATTTTTACTCGCGTGGCAGTTTTCTAACTTCAAACTTGGTTTATCAACGCTAGTATCGCTAGTGTTCATTGGCTTGATCGGCGCTTGGTCTCAAGCCATGACCACGCTCGCTTTGGTGCTCACTTCGGTGTTTTTCTGCTTGTTGATTGGCTTACCCATGGGGATCTGGCTAGCCAGAAGCCAAACCGCCGCCAAGTTTGTAAGACCAATATTGGATGCGATGCAGACCACCCCGGCGTTCGTCTATCTTGTTCCTATCGTGATGCTGTTTGGTATTGGTAACGTACCGGGCGTTGTCGTGACGATCATTTTCGCGCTACCGCCAGTGGTTCGATTGACCATTCTTGGGATTCAACAAGTACCGGAAGAGCTTATCGAAGCAGGTCACTCTTTTGGCGCAAACAAAAAGCAAATGCTGTATCGCATTCAATTGCCACTTGCGCTGCCAACGATCATGGCGGGCGTCAACCAAACCTTAATGCTTTCTCTGTCGATGGTGGTTATCGCCTCGATGATCGCCGTGGGCGGTTTGGGTCAGATGGTGTTACGAGGCATCGGACGACTGGACATGGGTCTGGCCGCTGTCGGCGGTTTAGGCATTGTGATCCTCGCTATTTTGTTGGATCGCATTACACAAGAGCTTGGCGTCAACGCCGGCAATACCAAACTTCGCTGGTACCATACCGGCCCTATCTCTTATCTGCTCAAATTTAAAACCAACAAGAACCAAAACGACCTAAAACTTAGGAGAAATACGAATGAATAA
- the proX gene encoding glycine betaine/L-proline ABC transporter substrate-binding protein ProX, with protein MNNSWKKALSVGALSAIAFSTYGFAGELPGEGVTVQPVQSTVAEETFQTLIVNRALEALGYDVQPTKEVDYNVGYTSIAKGDATFLAVGWFPLHADKYTMSGGDDKFFREGQYVSGAAQGYLIDKKTAEKYGITNIGQLKDPKLAKLFDANGDGKADLTGCNPGWGCEMVVEHQLDAFKLRDTVTHNQGNYAAIIADTISRYKKGDPILYYTWTPYWVSGVLVPGKDVVWLEVPFSSLPGERKDIDTTLKNGKNYGFEMNSMRIVANKEFTEKNPSAAKLFEIIKLNINDVSAQNMMMSQGKNSAADIEAHVNGWIKANQTTFDGWIEEAKKAAM; from the coding sequence ATGAATAATTCATGGAAGAAAGCGCTGTCTGTCGGCGCGCTAAGCGCAATCGCATTTTCGACTTACGGCTTTGCCGGAGAGTTACCGGGTGAAGGCGTCACGGTTCAACCTGTACAGTCCACTGTCGCTGAAGAGACGTTCCAAACGTTGATCGTAAATCGTGCTCTGGAAGCTTTGGGTTACGATGTCCAACCAACCAAAGAAGTGGATTACAACGTCGGTTACACCTCGATAGCAAAAGGTGATGCAACGTTCTTAGCGGTTGGCTGGTTCCCGCTCCATGCAGACAAATACACCATGTCAGGTGGTGATGATAAGTTTTTCCGAGAAGGCCAATACGTCAGTGGCGCAGCGCAAGGCTACCTCATCGATAAGAAAACCGCCGAGAAATACGGCATTACGAACATTGGTCAGTTAAAAGATCCAAAATTGGCGAAGTTATTCGACGCAAATGGCGATGGCAAAGCCGATCTTACCGGCTGTAACCCAGGTTGGGGGTGTGAAATGGTGGTAGAGCATCAGTTGGACGCGTTCAAACTTCGTGACACTGTCACTCACAACCAAGGTAACTACGCCGCAATCATTGCTGATACAATCTCCCGCTACAAAAAAGGCGACCCAATTCTTTACTACACATGGACACCGTATTGGGTAAGTGGCGTACTTGTTCCGGGTAAAGACGTCGTTTGGCTAGAGGTGCCATTCTCGTCTCTTCCTGGTGAACGTAAAGACATCGACACCACACTGAAAAACGGCAAAAACTACGGTTTTGAAATGAACTCTATGCGCATCGTCGCGAACAAAGAGTTCACAGAGAAGAACCCATCGGCAGCGAAACTGTTCGAAATCATCAAACTGAATATCAATGATGTCAGCGCTCAAAACATGATGATGAGCCAAGGTAAAAATAGCGCGGCAGACATCGAAGCGCACGTAAATGGCTGGATTAAAGCCAACCAAACAACCTTTGATGGTTGGATTGAAGAAGCGAAGAAAGCGGCAATGTAA
- a CDS encoding thermostable hemolysin, which translates to MKHHAQTSADGFTLDIVYPMHPLWSQVIEHVSQRYQEAFFAELKQFMPAYLTLIEGGQIISVCGFRIAEDEPLFLEQYLEDDAQKLVSNVFNCDVKRSNLVEFGHLASFAKGMSSLHFYLIAEMLVNLGFEWCIFTATDPLHAMMARLGLEPHIIAQADQNKVPDAESTWGSYYEHQPRVLAGNLQKGLERLRLVQERKRKQA; encoded by the coding sequence ATGAAACACCATGCACAAACTTCTGCAGATGGCTTTACTTTAGACATCGTTTATCCAATGCATCCGCTTTGGAGCCAAGTTATCGAGCATGTTTCTCAGCGTTATCAAGAAGCATTCTTTGCCGAGCTAAAACAATTTATGCCGGCGTATTTAACCCTCATTGAAGGCGGCCAAATTATTTCCGTATGCGGCTTTCGCATCGCCGAAGATGAGCCCTTGTTCCTTGAACAGTATTTAGAAGACGACGCCCAAAAGCTGGTTTCTAACGTATTTAACTGCGACGTAAAACGTTCGAACTTAGTGGAATTCGGTCACTTGGCATCTTTCGCTAAGGGCATGTCATCTCTTCACTTCTACCTCATCGCAGAAATGCTGGTCAACCTCGGTTTTGAATGGTGCATCTTCACCGCGACAGACCCACTTCACGCCATGATGGCGCGCTTAGGATTGGAGCCTCATATCATCGCGCAGGCCGATCAAAACAAAGTCCCCGATGCCGAGTCCACTTGGGGGTCATACTACGAACATCAACCGCGTGTGTTAGCTGGCAATTTGCAAAAAGGACTAGAGCGTCTTCGATTAGTCCAAGAAAGAAAACGCAAACAAGCCTAG
- a CDS encoding AMP-binding protein produces the protein MNILLDAITKWAKTTPDRVALVGYEANQTVELTYSELLNKIELVAAELITQNIKALALRAENSIDWAIVDLAAMTADIVVVPIPTFFSDAQVEHTLEQSGVDALVGDWQAWLASHPKQSFNQQDHPFSIANLPLLRRNQLGDEDTQVAYLPETGKITFTSGSTGQPKGVCLSNDHLCLVAKSLADAVNGTAHSHLVLLPLSTLLENITGVYVPLMLGVTSYILPGEQTGLLGSSQFEPRLFAQALATIKPESLVLTPALLLSLIHIAKQQPSLVGSLKFVAVGGARVSSQLINTAHALNIPAFEGYGLSECGSVVCLNTPATFKAGTCGKPLPHAQIRIAEDGELLVKGNVALGYLNEPFTQEWLATGDLAQIDAQGFVTLSGRKKNLIVTAYGRNVSPEWIESEALAFLPMTPLIVTGDSQQTLCAVIANSEDVEAKVHALNRTLPDYAQIRTLLLLDNPRAISGWYTDNGKLKRNQIEHDVAQLLACTTPELTLQAQKIQRIDLPFQQHITSFQTAS, from the coding sequence ATGAATATTCTCCTCGATGCCATTACAAAATGGGCAAAAACGACACCAGATCGAGTAGCACTTGTCGGCTACGAAGCGAATCAAACGGTTGAACTGACTTACTCTGAATTGTTAAACAAGATCGAACTCGTTGCCGCCGAGCTTATTACACAGAACATCAAAGCACTCGCGCTACGCGCAGAAAACAGCATTGATTGGGCCATTGTTGATTTGGCGGCGATGACGGCAGACATAGTCGTCGTGCCTATTCCGACTTTTTTCTCTGATGCACAAGTTGAACATACATTAGAGCAATCAGGCGTCGATGCTTTAGTTGGCGATTGGCAAGCATGGTTGGCTTCTCATCCTAAGCAAAGCTTTAACCAGCAAGACCATCCGTTTTCCATTGCAAATTTGCCTTTGCTGCGTCGTAACCAGTTGGGAGATGAAGATACACAGGTAGCTTATCTACCAGAAACCGGAAAAATCACATTTACGTCGGGCTCGACTGGTCAGCCTAAAGGCGTGTGTTTAAGCAATGATCATTTGTGTTTGGTGGCGAAATCGCTCGCCGACGCAGTAAACGGCACGGCGCACTCACACTTAGTGCTGCTTCCGTTATCGACGCTTCTCGAGAACATAACCGGCGTTTATGTTCCACTCATGTTGGGCGTGACGTCATATATTTTACCCGGAGAGCAAACTGGCTTACTCGGTTCAAGCCAATTCGAACCGCGTCTGTTTGCACAAGCATTAGCGACCATCAAACCAGAAAGCTTAGTGCTAACACCGGCTTTATTGCTTTCGCTCATTCATATCGCGAAACAGCAGCCCTCTCTTGTGGGTTCTCTAAAATTTGTCGCCGTTGGCGGCGCAAGAGTGTCGTCGCAACTGATTAATACCGCGCATGCGCTGAACATCCCTGCGTTTGAAGGTTATGGCTTGTCTGAATGTGGATCCGTCGTTTGTTTGAATACACCAGCCACATTTAAAGCAGGAACGTGTGGCAAACCACTTCCCCACGCTCAGATTCGTATCGCAGAAGATGGTGAACTGCTCGTCAAAGGCAACGTTGCTCTTGGCTATTTGAATGAGCCGTTTACTCAAGAATGGTTAGCGACTGGCGACTTAGCCCAAATTGACGCGCAAGGTTTTGTCACTCTCTCAGGACGCAAGAAGAACCTTATCGTCACCGCATACGGCAGAAATGTCTCACCGGAGTGGATTGAATCAGAAGCGTTGGCGTTTTTGCCGATGACGCCACTGATCGTTACAGGTGATAGCCAACAAACATTATGTGCAGTCATTGCCAATAGCGAAGACGTCGAAGCAAAGGTTCATGCATTAAACCGAACCCTACCCGATTATGCTCAAATCCGAACCTTATTGCTGCTGGACAACCCACGAGCCATCTCTGGTTGGTACACGGATAACGGCAAGCTCAAACGAAATCAAATTGAACATGATGTGGCTCAGTTATTAGCGTGCACAACGCCTGAATTAACGCTGCAAGCGCAAAAGATCCAACGCATCGATTTGCCCTTTCAGCAACACATTACGTCTTTCCAAACTGCATCTTAG
- a CDS encoding TenA family transcriptional regulator, whose amino-acid sequence MTLFFEQLKKSTAAAQQAMLTAPVIADVQQGNISKDMYIAFLTQAYHHVKHTVPLLMACGGRLSGEYEWVRDAIAEYIEEEKGHQEWILNDIKACGGDAEAVRNNKDVGQVGAPIELMVSYLYHNIDRHNPLALFGMVWVLEGTSVGIGGQMAEKIQSTLSLPPSAMTYLVSHSVLDQDHLQFFESLMNKITKVEDQQVIIDSAKMVFALYGQMLRSLPSFSTQQAA is encoded by the coding sequence ATGACTTTATTTTTCGAACAACTCAAAAAAAGCACTGCCGCTGCTCAACAAGCGATGTTAACTGCGCCAGTCATCGCAGACGTTCAACAAGGCAACATTTCCAAAGATATGTATATCGCCTTTCTAACCCAAGCTTACCATCACGTTAAGCACACCGTTCCCTTGCTGATGGCGTGTGGAGGCCGACTATCTGGCGAATACGAATGGGTACGAGACGCCATTGCCGAATACATCGAGGAAGAGAAAGGCCATCAAGAATGGATTTTAAATGACATTAAAGCATGTGGCGGTGATGCCGAAGCAGTGCGCAACAACAAAGATGTAGGTCAAGTCGGTGCGCCGATTGAATTGATGGTTTCCTACCTTTACCACAACATTGACCGCCACAACCCACTCGCGCTGTTTGGCATGGTGTGGGTATTAGAAGGCACCAGCGTCGGTATTGGTGGCCAAATGGCAGAAAAAATCCAGTCAACGCTAAGCCTACCGCCTTCAGCAATGACTTACCTAGTTTCACACAGCGTGTTAGACCAAGATCATCTGCAATTTTTTGAATCACTGATGAACAAAATCACCAAAGTGGAAGATCAACAAGTCATCATCGACTCCGCAAAAATGGTGTTCGCATTGTACGGACAAATGCTGCGCTCTTTGCCTTCCTTCTCAACCCAACAAGCGGCGTGA
- a CDS encoding SDR family oxidoreductase: MIINNSTILLTGATGGIGQAIAQELAKRGASLILVGRNEESLQTLQRELSNPERHDVVVADITSSEGLTAIKDRARQHQKVDALINNAGSNDFSLLSHKRPTQIADEIQLNLVAPMLLCQSALTWLKQPGVILNIGSTFGSIGYPGYTSYCAAKAGLHRFTESLDRELFATGIRALYLAPRATETSLNSDAVNEMNRQLGNKTDSPQVVADHVVTMLEKEISAKWIGWPEKLFARINQLLPSVVSSAIRKQQETIHQYVNRVSH; encoded by the coding sequence ATGATCATTAACAACAGCACCATTCTCCTGACAGGCGCAACGGGCGGAATTGGGCAAGCCATCGCGCAAGAGTTAGCAAAACGCGGTGCTAGCCTCATTCTTGTTGGGCGAAACGAAGAGAGCTTGCAAACACTACAGCGTGAACTGTCAAATCCAGAACGTCATGACGTAGTCGTTGCAGACATCACCTCATCAGAAGGATTAACAGCGATTAAAGATCGAGCGCGCCAACATCAAAAAGTGGACGCCCTGATTAACAATGCGGGCAGCAACGATTTCTCGTTGTTAAGCCACAAACGACCAACGCAGATTGCAGACGAAATCCAACTCAATCTCGTTGCGCCGATGCTGCTATGCCAGTCGGCGTTAACGTGGTTAAAACAGCCTGGGGTGATTCTCAATATAGGTTCAACATTCGGCTCAATTGGCTACCCAGGCTATACCTCCTATTGCGCGGCAAAAGCGGGGTTGCACCGTTTCACCGAATCGCTCGACAGAGAGCTGTTCGCAACCGGAATCCGTGCGCTGTATTTGGCACCAAGAGCGACAGAAACCTCACTCAATAGCGATGCCGTCAATGAAATGAATCGACAGCTGGGTAACAAAACGGACTCGCCGCAAGTTGTAGCCGATCACGTTGTCACCATGTTGGAAAAAGAAATTTCCGCGAAATGGATTGGTTGGCCAGAAAAGCTTTTTGCACGCATCAATCAACTGCTTCCAAGCGTGGTTTCTTCTGCGATTCGTAAGCAACAAGAAACCATTCACCAATACGTAAACCGAGTCAGTCATTGA
- a CDS encoding tetratricopeptide repeat protein yields the protein MNTKQLLCALTVCSTLASTAALAGNDPLQQIQKKWAECQYSTPDGDEKEQCFHRAIAKTSIYLDREPGNPELTVWLAINKASLAGAQGGLGALSLAKEAKSLLEGVIATSPQTLDGSAYTSLGSLYYKVPGWPIGFGDDDKAEKMLKKALEINPKGIDPNYFYGDFLAEEGRDKEAKVYLTRAMQASPRPDRPLADKGRKLEIEATLGRLK from the coding sequence ATGAATACCAAACAACTACTTTGCGCTTTAACGGTTTGTTCAACGTTAGCTTCGACCGCTGCGTTGGCAGGTAATGATCCACTGCAACAGATTCAAAAGAAATGGGCGGAATGTCAGTACAGCACGCCCGATGGTGACGAAAAGGAACAATGCTTCCATCGTGCGATTGCCAAAACCAGTATTTATCTCGACAGAGAACCCGGCAATCCCGAACTCACTGTTTGGCTGGCAATCAATAAAGCATCGCTGGCTGGTGCTCAAGGTGGCTTAGGTGCCCTATCACTAGCCAAAGAAGCCAAATCTTTACTCGAAGGGGTAATTGCAACGTCACCGCAAACGCTTGATGGCTCTGCATACACCAGTTTAGGTTCTTTGTATTACAAAGTTCCGGGGTGGCCAATTGGCTTTGGTGATGACGATAAAGCCGAAAAAATGTTGAAAAAAGCGTTAGAGATCAATCCAAAAGGCATCGATCCGAACTATTTTTATGGAGACTTCCTTGCAGAAGAAGGTCGAGACAAAGAAGCGAAAGTGTATTTGACTCGCGCAATGCAGGCGTCACCTCGCCCTGACCGACCATTGGCGGACAAAGGCCGAAAACTGGAAATTGAAGCGACTCTTGGGAGATTGAAATAA
- a CDS encoding response regulator yields the protein MRLLLVEDDKLLGQSMVTSLSRHGYTVDWVEKGSGVTSALKTEAFTAVILDLTLPDIDGLEVLRNIRKGGFKLPVMILTARDDIRDRVQGLDGGADDYLGKPFALEELLARLRVLIRRQSGSAEEIIQVGQLSLSLSEQSICYDDAPLKLTRNEFKILTSLMTNAGRVQSKEQLQQSLHGWDEGSSDNAIEVHIHNLRKKAPNVAIKNIRGVGYILEK from the coding sequence ATGCGCTTATTACTCGTAGAAGATGACAAACTACTCGGTCAATCCATGGTGACTTCATTAAGTCGCCATGGGTACACCGTAGATTGGGTGGAAAAAGGGTCTGGCGTGACTAGCGCACTCAAAACAGAAGCGTTCACTGCCGTAATTTTGGATCTCACTCTACCCGATATCGATGGATTGGAAGTTCTGCGTAATATTCGCAAAGGCGGATTTAAGCTCCCAGTGATGATACTTACCGCACGAGATGACATTCGCGATCGCGTTCAAGGCCTTGATGGCGGCGCAGATGATTACCTCGGAAAACCGTTTGCACTCGAAGAGTTGCTCGCTCGCTTGCGTGTGTTGATTCGCCGTCAATCCGGTAGTGCAGAAGAAATCATTCAAGTTGGTCAGTTATCTCTATCCTTATCGGAACAAAGCATTTGCTACGATGACGCGCCGCTTAAACTCACTCGCAATGAATTTAAAATTCTCACCAGTTTGATGACGAACGCCGGACGCGTGCAAAGTAAGGAACAATTGCAACAATCACTACACGGCTGGGATGAAGGTTCAAGCGACAACGCGATAGAAGTTCACATTCATAACCTGCGTAAAAAAGCCCCCAACGTCGCCATCAAGAACATTCGTGGTGTGGGGTACATTCTTGAAAAATAA
- a CDS encoding sensor histidine kinase produces the protein MKNKKPYSIKRQLTLSVGLLVSALLLISLYFSFQSAKHEVEEVYDARLGQSAKLMLLTLSISTETDTLANHRELFNQWMKNIDSLAKSDEDKATKFGHPYEQNLVFQFYRDNKLIWSSTPNLRSLSSSFDNNGYADITKDGVQWRTFQLSLPQTEHENEYVVVAEKQKIRKEIIHEIALSTSIEQLLLLPTLLLLLFWLIDRYFRPINDLRTAITQRNVHRLDRIHVTDNTTELAPLVEALNSLLSELEQAWQREKRFTRAAAHELKTPLTILRLNVENALESNDPEQLRGDLHNILQGIERTDRLIHQLLTLAKVDSLSERVFDNVELTPLLQTVVADLAPLALRQDQDISLSPAEVSLSGDKMLLEVLFRNLVDNAIRYSGAHSEIQVNVQENRNAIKLLVSDTGPEIPQETRERIFEQFYRGHSEKGDGAGLGMSICKDIATLHSATIELIPRENSKNTFVVAFPKY, from the coding sequence TTGAAAAATAAAAAACCTTACTCCATTAAACGCCAACTGACGCTCTCGGTTGGCTTGTTAGTCAGTGCGCTTTTGCTTATTTCTTTGTACTTCAGCTTTCAATCAGCCAAACACGAAGTCGAAGAAGTTTATGACGCTAGACTTGGGCAATCCGCTAAGCTGATGCTGCTGACGCTGTCCATTTCAACCGAAACGGACACTCTCGCCAACCACAGAGAGCTATTCAACCAGTGGATGAAGAACATCGATTCTTTGGCAAAAAGCGACGAAGACAAAGCCACCAAGTTTGGTCACCCCTACGAGCAGAATCTCGTTTTTCAATTCTACCGTGACAACAAGTTAATCTGGAGTTCCACTCCGAATCTGCGCTCTCTTTCTTCTTCTTTTGACAACAACGGCTACGCCGACATTACCAAAGACGGCGTGCAGTGGCGCACTTTCCAACTCTCATTACCACAAACTGAGCATGAGAACGAATACGTGGTCGTTGCTGAAAAGCAAAAGATACGGAAAGAGATCATCCACGAAATCGCTCTGTCGACGTCCATCGAACAGTTACTACTATTGCCGACTTTGCTGCTGTTGCTGTTCTGGCTGATAGACAGGTATTTCAGACCGATTAACGATCTACGCACGGCAATCACGCAACGAAACGTGCACCGCTTAGACCGCATTCATGTTACCGACAACACAACCGAGCTTGCTCCGTTGGTGGAAGCACTCAATTCATTGCTTTCTGAACTTGAACAAGCGTGGCAGAGAGAGAAGCGCTTTACGCGAGCCGCCGCACACGAGCTCAAAACACCGCTGACAATCCTGCGCCTAAACGTAGAAAACGCTCTTGAAAGTAATGACCCAGAGCAGTTACGCGGAGACTTACACAACATCCTTCAAGGCATTGAAAGAACCGACCGTCTCATCCACCAACTGCTTACACTTGCTAAAGTAGACAGTTTATCTGAACGCGTCTTTGACAACGTCGAACTAACCCCATTGCTGCAAACCGTCGTCGCCGATTTAGCGCCACTTGCTTTAAGACAAGATCAAGACATCAGCCTCTCACCAGCGGAAGTCTCGCTTTCTGGCGACAAAATGTTGTTAGAGGTATTGTTCCGTAACCTTGTAGACAACGCCATTCGCTATTCAGGCGCACACAGCGAAATCCAAGTTAATGTGCAAGAAAATAGAAATGCCATCAAACTCTTGGTTTCCGACACTGGCCCCGAAATTCCACAAGAAACGCGAGAAAGGATCTTTGAACAATTCTACCGAGGTCACTCAGAAAAAGGCGATGGTGCGGGGTTGGGAATGTCTATTTGCAAAGATATCGCCACGCTACACAGCGCAACGATAGAGCTGATTCCGAGAGAAAATAGCAAGAACACGTTTGTCGTCGCATTCCCAAAGTACTAG
- a CDS encoding LTA synthase family protein encodes MKSSSKRPMFGPLQPLAVFSLFSLAFLSISRILLAFWQFDRIESFNDFLYILGQGVRVDIATLCWLFILPALLSSFMPLKGKVGECWKWVLRLWMVAGLWILVYMELATAPFIQEYDLRPNRLFVEYLIYPKEVMSMLWTGYKLELFIGAIGTALTLVLGWKWSKKLTDSAQQINWKWRPLLAIFVVLLCVAGARSSLGHRPLNPAMVAFSNDPLLNDLALNSSYSLLFAVNNMKSEKSAEQFYGKMDNQKMLDLVRASSTKVDFDPTLLPTMNSNPATYQGKRKNLVILLQESLGAQFVGSLGGLPLTPNLDELMQEGWQFTQMYATGTRSVRGIEAVTTGFPPSPSRAVVKLSKSQTGFFTIADLLKEQGYHTQFIYGGEANFDNMKTFFFGNGFDQIVEEKNYTNPGFVGSWGVSDEDLYNKADEEFERLSKGDKPFFSLVFTSSNHSPYEYPEGKIEQYDSEHMTRNNAVKYSDYALGTFFDKAKKSSYWDDTIFIVIADHDARVFGANLVPVKHFHIPALIIGKDIQPRKDDRIANNIDMPPTLLSLIGVDAKTPMIGRDLTKPLAHEDERAMMQYDKNFGYLTRDNLVVLSPGEKVSTMEYDFESQTMKPLEVDESVIDRAKANALFASKAYQNNWYSSKRTN; translated from the coding sequence ATGAAAAGTTCGTCTAAGAGACCCATGTTTGGGCCATTGCAGCCTCTCGCTGTTTTTTCTTTGTTTTCACTTGCATTTTTGTCCATATCACGCATTTTACTCGCCTTTTGGCAGTTTGATCGTATTGAATCCTTCAACGACTTCCTTTACATCCTAGGCCAAGGCGTGCGTGTTGATATCGCAACGTTATGCTGGTTGTTCATCCTCCCTGCTCTGCTTTCTTCTTTCATGCCACTAAAAGGCAAGGTCGGAGAATGCTGGAAATGGGTATTGCGCCTTTGGATGGTCGCAGGGCTATGGATTCTTGTGTACATGGAATTGGCAACGGCGCCATTCATTCAAGAATATGACCTGCGTCCAAACCGCCTGTTTGTTGAATACCTCATCTACCCGAAAGAAGTGATGAGCATGCTTTGGACTGGCTACAAACTAGAACTGTTTATTGGTGCAATCGGCACCGCTTTGACGCTAGTTTTAGGCTGGAAATGGAGCAAAAAACTGACCGATAGCGCGCAACAAATCAATTGGAAGTGGCGCCCTCTTTTGGCGATTTTCGTTGTGCTTCTTTGTGTTGCAGGCGCTCGTTCGTCTTTGGGTCACCGTCCACTGAACCCTGCTATGGTGGCGTTTTCGAACGATCCACTGCTTAACGACTTAGCACTGAATTCGTCTTACTCATTGCTATTTGCTGTCAACAATATGAAGTCAGAAAAGAGCGCTGAGCAGTTCTACGGCAAGATGGACAATCAAAAAATGTTGGATCTCGTTCGCGCTTCATCAACGAAGGTCGACTTTGATCCTACATTGCTACCAACCATGAACAGCAACCCAGCGACGTACCAAGGCAAGCGTAAAAACTTGGTTATCTTGTTACAAGAGAGCTTGGGCGCACAGTTTGTGGGCTCTTTGGGTGGTCTGCCTCTTACACCAAACCTTGATGAACTAATGCAAGAAGGCTGGCAGTTCACACAAATGTACGCAACGGGCACTCGTTCAGTTCGTGGTATCGAAGCGGTAACAACAGGCTTCCCGCCATCGCCTTCTCGCGCGGTTGTAAAACTGAGTAAGAGCCAAACGGGTTTCTTTACTATTGCTGATTTGCTGAAAGAACAAGGCTACCACACACAGTTCATTTACGGCGGTGAAGCAAACTTCGATAACATGAAGACCTTCTTCTTCGGCAATGGCTTCGACCAAATTGTTGAAGAGAAAAACTATACGAACCCAGGCTTTGTTGGCTCTTGGGGAGTGAGTGACGAAGATCTTTACAATAAAGCAGATGAAGAGTTTGAGCGCCTTTCAAAAGGCGACAAACCTTTCTTCAGCCTTGTGTTCACATCAAGCAACCACAGTCCTTATGAGTACCCAGAAGGTAAAATCGAACAATACGATTCTGAGCACATGACGCGTAACAACGCGGTGAAATACTCAGATTACGCTTTGGGAACGTTCTTCGACAAAGCGAAAAAATCATCATACTGGGATGACACGATTTTCATCGTAATTGCGGACCACGATGCTCGTGTATTTGGTGCAAACCTTGTTCCTGTTAAGCACTTCCACATCCCTGCTTTGATCATTGGTAAAGACATTCAACCACGTAAAGATGACCGCATCGCCAACAACATTGATATGCCGCCAACGCTGCTGTCTCTTATTGGTGTGGACGCAAAAACACCGATGATTGGCCGTGACTTAACTAAGCCACTGGCTCACGAAGATGAACGCGCAATGATGCAGTACGACAAAAACTTCGGTTACTTAACCCGAGATAACTTGGTTGTACTTTCTCCTGGCGAAAAAGTGTCGACCATGGAATACGACTTTGAAAGCCAAACGATGAAACCGCTAGAGGTCGATGAATCCGTTATTGACCGAGCAAAAGCAAACGCGCTGTTTGCATCTAAAGCGTATCAAAACAACTGGTACTCTTCGAAACGTACCAACTAA